A single region of the Mustela lutreola isolate mMusLut2 chromosome 2, mMusLut2.pri, whole genome shotgun sequence genome encodes:
- the LOC131825562 gene encoding syncytin-1-like, translating to MLLKGVYEIYPLGTRSSSKACGQTPYKLRGLGLIQLSLPPQLLQNCWGTLHGYISTISSGHPQRLIGPPRWQAPPNSAWLGPLLIFLLIQTSQAESCESSCMRGSGTSRHFSAFTYMPATCYRGKEPTTCTYDQKTYWVSDLVTAKRGIAPCNIYPRSGKVCWTYLGQVGLSDGGGVQDQASREHIKTAVRDMTKRLQPPNDLVYKGINLGSIQKSPTTEQLTVALLNSSYSLWRNVSKNGDSDCWICFPFSTRSNIVGIPLPMDWPLPNSTTTNSTVHIGPIGENIPIINVSSPLTTAAANITNSSLPYCTPSGIFLSCPQGIYRCLTTNDSLGCIFILLSPSTTIYSESQLLSILFPQHREERAVFLPFIIGAGVAIGVATGTAGIGTSIDFYYKLSQALNDDMERVADSLTALQTQVTSLAALALQNRRALDLLTAEKGGTCLFLNEECCYFVNQSGIVTSKIKELRDRIQARRRDTSSWGLDPYNWVTWLLPLAGPVCIILLLISVAPCLFRYLQGRLQELARVSVNQLLLQPYSRLPTSDYPYDDAPCQQEGIETKSLPADVPHSYVCFYLRL from the coding sequence ATGCTTCTGAAGGGGGTATACGAGATCTATCCCCTGGGGACCAGGTCCTCCTCAAAAGCTTGCGGCCAGACTCCTTACAAACTCCGTGGACTGGGCCTTATACAGTTGTCCTTACCACCCCAACTGCTGCAAAACTGTTGGGGCACTCTGCATGGGTACATATCAACAATCTCAAGCGGGCACCCACAGAGACTAATTGGACCTCCCAGATGGCAGGCCCCACCAAACTCCGCTTGGTTAGGGCCTCTTCTCATATTCCTTCTAATCCAGACAAGCCAGGCGGAATCATGTGAGTCTAGCTGCATGAGGGGTTCAGGTACTTCTCGCCATTTTTCAGCCTTTACTTATATGCCTGCAACCTGCTACCGGGGAAAGGAACCGACAACCTGTACGTATGACCAGAAAACCTATTGGGTCTCCGACCTTGTGACAGCCAAACGAGGTATTGCCCCCTGCAACATCTACCCCAGGTCTGGAAAAGTGTGCTGGACCTATCTGGGTCAGGTCGGCCTCTCCGATGGGGGCGGGGTCCAGGACCAGGCTAGCCGTGAGCACATTAAAACAGCAGTCAGGGACATGACTAAACGACTCCAACCCCCCAACGACCTGGTCTATAAGGGCATTAATCTCGGTAGCATCCAAAAATCCCCTACCACTGAACAACTGACAGTGGCCCTCCTGAACTCTAGTTACAGCCTATGGCGTAATGTGTCGAAAAACGGTGACAGTGACTGCTGGATCTGTTTCCCTTTTTCAACACGTTCTAACATTGtagggatacccctccctatGGATTGGCCACTCCCCAACTCCACGACCACAAATAGCACGGTTCATATTGGCCCCATTGGGGAAAACAtacctattattaatgtgtcctcccccCTCACCACGGCAGCTGCCAACATCACTaactcctccctcccgtattgtactccctcgggaatatttctctcgtgccctcagggaatctatcgcTGTCTGACCACTAACgactccctgggctgtatattcatcctattatctccttctaccaccatttactctgaatcccagctgctatCCATCCTATTCCCCCAACACCGTGAAGAAAGGGCCGTCTTCCTCCCATTCATAATAGGGGCAGGGGTAGCCATAGGGGTGGCAACTGGGACAGCAGGGATAGGAACCTCCATAGACTTTTattacaaactctcccaagctctgaatgatgatatggaacgggttgctgactccctcacagccctacagacccaggtcaccagcctggcagccttagctctacagaaccgacgggccttagaccttctgaccgccgaaaaaggggggacctgcctattcttaaatgaagaatgttgttactttgttaaccaatcagGTATAGTTACTTCCaagatcaaagaactcagggatcggatccaagcacGGCGGCGAGACACGTCCTcttggggcctggacccctacaactgggtaacctggctgctccctctggcgggacctgtatgcataatcctccttctaatctcagttgctccctgtcttttccggtacttgcagggtcgcctacaagaacttgcccgAGTATCcgtcaatcaactcctcctccagccctactctcgcctgcccacttccgactacccTTATGATgacgccccctgtcagcaggaa